The proteins below come from a single Microbulbifer sp. Q7 genomic window:
- a CDS encoding diguanylate cyclase: MMIASRFFYSLLASAARLSLVYSLCTAAIGALLLCSTVVMATPSLEPIAIRALEDGSKRTGQAAIWHDPSGRAGPEAAQEALARGAFQPLPGAGSTGLQKGSHWSHFALHNTTADAVTLHLEYVDHQLMRLQAYARPIGSTGGYDKVAEQAMGDPFSARPVFHNRFVVPVTLSAGETLELLVRFDSEEAGFVFPSMRIWTPERLSQAHTGETSVLAFLFGGIALISLFSLIVGLTTGESSFFAYFVYGLSKIVAWGTIMGFAHQYVLRDAFHWHYMSAAGAVSILCGVVFDRLFLQTRKYTPRLDYILLLMMLNACVLLASALLQVKALALITITLALLMYPASTIIALVRWRQGSSEAAVFAVGWTLLLLGLFYQALRDLGYVEHNLVNYYLPPLSSFIEMVTIMAAMGMKLRRVRLQGLESERQYRRHLEESKVKLEGLVRARTEELEKAKQQAEQEARTDPLTGICNRRSFLAEASLSIKRAQRKGEPVSLLMFDIDHFKSINDNHGHGVGDEALRQFSQTIRKTVRETDVFGRLGGEEFALLITETRPDSLHTAERLRNSISGIRLDAAGETVQFTSSIGIAYRDSDVTVEQLLRRADQALYCAKKRGRNIVVEYAADASPEDSPSQTGFQIEMVDGAEQEPA; the protein is encoded by the coding sequence ACGGGCCAGGCAGCTATCTGGCACGATCCATCCGGGCGTGCCGGGCCAGAGGCGGCGCAGGAGGCCCTCGCGCGGGGCGCCTTTCAGCCCTTGCCGGGTGCCGGGTCCACCGGCTTGCAAAAAGGGAGTCACTGGTCGCACTTTGCACTTCACAACACCACTGCCGACGCGGTTACCCTGCATCTGGAGTATGTAGATCACCAGCTGATGCGGCTGCAGGCTTACGCTCGCCCCATCGGTTCTACAGGCGGGTATGACAAAGTTGCCGAGCAGGCCATGGGGGATCCATTTTCTGCGCGCCCGGTATTTCACAACCGGTTCGTGGTGCCCGTTACCCTGAGTGCCGGTGAAACCCTCGAACTCCTCGTGCGGTTTGATTCGGAAGAGGCCGGGTTCGTGTTCCCGTCCATGCGAATCTGGACACCGGAAAGGCTGAGCCAGGCACACACTGGCGAAACCTCGGTACTGGCCTTCCTTTTTGGTGGTATTGCGCTGATCTCTCTGTTCTCCCTGATCGTGGGCTTGACCACGGGCGAGTCCAGTTTTTTTGCCTACTTTGTGTACGGCCTTTCGAAGATCGTCGCTTGGGGCACCATCATGGGATTTGCCCATCAGTATGTGTTGCGCGATGCGTTTCACTGGCACTACATGTCGGCCGCGGGAGCGGTCAGTATTCTGTGTGGTGTCGTATTTGATCGGTTATTCCTGCAAACCCGCAAATACACTCCCAGGCTCGATTACATTCTGCTGCTGATGATGCTCAACGCCTGTGTGCTGCTGGCCAGTGCGCTGTTGCAGGTTAAGGCTCTGGCCTTGATTACCATTACGCTCGCATTGTTGATGTACCCCGCAAGTACCATCATCGCGCTGGTGCGCTGGCGTCAGGGGTCGAGCGAAGCCGCAGTATTTGCTGTGGGCTGGACACTGCTGTTGCTGGGTTTGTTTTACCAGGCTCTGCGCGATCTCGGTTATGTGGAGCACAATCTGGTCAATTACTATTTGCCTCCATTGAGTTCATTCATCGAGATGGTGACCATCATGGCGGCCATGGGGATGAAGTTGCGCCGGGTACGGCTGCAAGGGCTTGAGTCCGAGCGACAGTATCGCCGGCACCTGGAGGAATCCAAGGTGAAGCTGGAGGGGCTGGTACGCGCCCGCACCGAAGAGCTGGAAAAAGCCAAACAGCAGGCCGAGCAGGAAGCGCGCACGGATCCCCTGACCGGCATCTGCAACCGGCGCAGTTTCCTCGCCGAGGCCAGCCTGTCGATCAAGCGCGCCCAGCGCAAGGGCGAACCGGTCAGCCTGCTGATGTTCGATATCGACCACTTCAAGTCGATCAACGACAATCACGGCCATGGCGTGGGCGATGAGGCGCTCCGCCAGTTTAGTCAGACGATTCGAAAAACGGTGCGCGAGACCGACGTATTCGGGCGTTTGGGCGGTGAAGAATTTGCGCTGTTGATTACCGAGACTCGGCCTGATTCCCTGCACACGGCAGAGCGCCTGCGCAACAGTATCAGCGGTATTCGTCTGGATGCCGCAGGGGAGACGGTGCAATTTACTTCCAGTATTGGCATTGCGTACCGCGACTCAGACGTTACCGTTGAGCAGTTGCTGCGTCGTGCGGATCAGGCGTTGTACTGCGCTAAAAAGCGCGGGCGCAACATCGTGGTGGAGTATGCCGCAGATGCATCGCCCGAGGATTCCCCATCGCAGACTGGCTTCCAGATTGAAATGGTGGATGGTGCAGAGCAGGAGCCAGCCTGA
- a CDS encoding M48 family metalloprotease translates to MHTLNKLLAAILLTTAAGCAFNPATNRPDLVLMSEEKEIKIGREMHEKLVASTPIYNDPILTAYVRHVGEKIAKASDRPDLTYHFTIIDSQDINAFALPGGYVYINRGLLTYLQSEAEMAAVLAHEVGHITARHAVRQKTAATGAGVASVLSVLVTGSGVVGDVANLWSTAAVKGYGRDMELEADRFGAQYMYNAGYDPQSMINVIALLKDQETFARRRARVEGKKQQTYHGVFSSHPRNDVRLREVVAAAGELPEDKKVTKVEYYREKTEGIVYGQNAQESEKNRFNHKSLGFSLLFPDGWEVENQRSAIVGKAPDNSATLTIRVAKRDGNQPADMALRGVYDVRSLEEDEALNQYRLEGHTGKLPVSGEDVPDRVAVLFYGSRQYILEGRVKEKPSKSEAETEYDNLFLTSIRSFRPLRKTDMVTPDIKRVKYVQANEKTTFSSLARHMEIGEYAEEQLRLLNGYYPRGEPKPGEWIKIVQ, encoded by the coding sequence ATGCACACGCTCAATAAACTGTTGGCCGCCATCTTGTTGACGACGGCCGCCGGCTGCGCTTTCAATCCGGCCACAAATCGCCCGGACCTCGTGCTGATGTCGGAGGAAAAAGAGATCAAAATTGGTCGCGAAATGCACGAAAAGCTGGTGGCGAGCACCCCGATTTACAACGACCCCATCCTGACCGCTTATGTGAGACACGTGGGTGAGAAGATCGCCAAAGCCAGTGATCGGCCGGACCTCACTTATCATTTCACGATTATCGACAGCCAGGACATCAATGCATTTGCCCTGCCCGGCGGTTACGTCTACATCAACCGTGGGCTGCTCACCTATCTGCAATCGGAAGCAGAAATGGCCGCGGTACTGGCCCATGAAGTGGGTCACATTACGGCCCGCCACGCAGTCCGCCAGAAAACGGCAGCCACAGGTGCGGGCGTTGCCTCGGTTCTCTCTGTGCTGGTGACCGGCAGTGGTGTGGTGGGCGATGTCGCCAACTTGTGGAGTACCGCTGCGGTGAAAGGTTATGGCCGCGATATGGAACTGGAGGCGGATCGCTTCGGCGCACAGTACATGTACAACGCGGGATACGATCCCCAGTCCATGATCAACGTGATTGCGCTGCTGAAGGACCAGGAGACCTTTGCCCGCCGCCGCGCGCGTGTCGAGGGCAAGAAGCAGCAAACCTATCACGGGGTATTCTCGTCACATCCACGCAATGATGTGCGACTGCGCGAGGTGGTGGCAGCGGCCGGCGAGCTGCCGGAAGACAAGAAAGTGACCAAGGTCGAGTACTACCGGGAAAAAACCGAGGGCATTGTGTACGGGCAGAATGCCCAGGAAAGCGAAAAAAATCGCTTTAATCACAAAAGCCTCGGCTTTTCGCTGTTGTTTCCGGATGGCTGGGAAGTGGAGAACCAGCGTTCCGCCATTGTGGGTAAGGCACCGGACAATTCGGCCACACTGACAATCCGGGTCGCCAAGCGCGACGGTAACCAGCCGGCGGATATGGCCCTGCGCGGCGTGTACGATGTCCGCAGTCTGGAGGAGGACGAAGCGCTCAACCAGTATCGCCTGGAGGGACATACCGGCAAGCTGCCCGTGAGCGGCGAAGACGTGCCAGACCGGGTCGCGGTGCTGTTCTACGGCAGCCGCCAGTACATTCTCGAGGGCCGGGTGAAGGAAAAGCCTTCAAAATCGGAAGCAGAAACCGAGTACGACAACTTGTTTTTGACCAGTATCCGCAGCTTCCGCCCGTTGCGTAAAACGGATATGGTGACGCCAGATATCAAGCGGGTGAAGTATGTGCAAGCCAACGAGAAAACCACGTTTTCATCCCTGGCCCGCCATATGGAGATTGGCGAGTACGCCGAAGAGCAACTCCGCCTGCTGAATGGGTACTACCCGCGCGGCGAACCCAAACCCGGCGAGTGGATCAAAATAGTGCAGTAG
- a CDS encoding vWA domain-containing protein has translation MSRRSKRQQEEFSISFLDVICCGFGAIVLLLMIAKTVEPIVLEEAELDLDGQVQELQEQLAEIRGETSVLNRDLNAKKEQLDIETKRIAKLKGELETLQAQYARKTESESEEGKLKGELTIALQSMTDEMKRLLGENYQRKNNVIGGIPVDSEYILFIIDTSGSMFNYGWDRMIQEMVNTLNLYPNVKGIQVMNDMGDYMFSNYRNRWIPDTPGRRDAVLSRLRSWNPFSNSSPVEGIQKAVRTFYDPNKKISIYVLGDEFTGKSIRNVMMAVDRVNAQRGEDQRMVRIHAIGFPIQFSRPLHLQTTGLRFAALMRELTYRNGGTFVGLNDFR, from the coding sequence ATGAGTAGACGCAGCAAACGGCAACAAGAAGAGTTCAGCATCTCGTTCCTCGACGTCATCTGCTGTGGGTTTGGCGCCATCGTACTGCTGTTGATGATCGCCAAGACGGTGGAACCCATCGTGCTGGAGGAAGCCGAGCTGGATCTGGATGGCCAAGTTCAGGAGTTGCAGGAACAGCTGGCGGAAATCCGCGGGGAAACCTCCGTACTGAACCGCGATCTGAACGCCAAAAAAGAGCAGCTGGATATCGAAACCAAGCGCATCGCTAAACTGAAGGGTGAACTGGAAACCCTGCAGGCTCAGTATGCGCGCAAGACCGAGAGTGAAAGCGAGGAAGGTAAACTCAAGGGCGAGCTGACGATTGCGCTGCAGAGTATGACCGACGAAATGAAACGGCTGCTCGGGGAAAATTACCAGCGTAAAAACAATGTCATTGGTGGCATTCCAGTGGATAGCGAATACATCCTGTTTATCATCGACACCTCGGGCAGTATGTTTAATTACGGCTGGGATCGCATGATCCAGGAGATGGTCAACACCCTGAACCTGTACCCCAATGTGAAAGGTATCCAGGTGATGAACGATATGGGGGACTATATGTTTTCCAACTATCGCAATCGCTGGATCCCCGACACCCCAGGGCGTCGGGACGCGGTACTGTCCCGCCTCCGCTCATGGAATCCGTTCAGTAATTCAAGCCCCGTGGAAGGCATCCAGAAAGCGGTACGCACCTTCTACGATCCGAACAAAAAAATCAGTATTTACGTACTCGGCGATGAATTCACCGGCAAGTCCATCCGCAACGTCATGATGGCAGTGGATCGCGTGAACGCGCAACGCGGGGAGGACCAGCGCATGGTCCGCATTCACGCGATCGGCTTCCCCATTCAGTTCTCTCGCCCACTACACCTGCAGACCACGGGTCTGCGCTTTGCCGCCCTGATGCGTGAACTGACCTACCGCAATGGCGGCACCTTTGTGGGCCTGAATGACTTTCGCTGA
- a CDS encoding vWA domain-containing protein, translated as MARKNRRFSAFSLSFLDIMSCGFGAVALIFLIIKHGSDHDIEAENQDLAAEVNLLQEEVQFGQEHLVLARNTLDTTSDELATVQGLARRIMEQIEEVKGNIAEVDSTTDEMDIARLQQKLKKLEQAKKQLEAENKKLGNNVRKFVGDGDRQYLTGLRLGGDRILILLDSSASMLGDELIKVIRTRNMSDAVKRDTEKWRRAKQTVSWLVSQFPQDSQYQIYTFNTEFRAALVGSEDRWLNVDDRDQMDDAIKALDTIVPENGTSLERIFNAVNSMSPLPDNIILITDGLPTQGMKAPRGNTISGKDRLKLFRKAVKALPKSIPVNVVLAPMEGDPFAASEYWKLAMETQGSFLAPSKDWP; from the coding sequence ATGGCGCGTAAAAACCGGCGGTTCTCAGCCTTCAGCCTGTCGTTTCTGGACATCATGTCCTGTGGATTCGGTGCCGTTGCATTGATCTTCCTGATCATCAAGCACGGCTCCGACCACGATATCGAGGCGGAAAACCAGGATCTGGCTGCCGAGGTCAACCTGCTGCAAGAGGAAGTCCAGTTCGGGCAAGAGCACCTGGTCCTGGCCCGCAACACCCTGGACACCACCAGCGATGAACTGGCCACGGTGCAGGGCCTGGCACGACGCATCATGGAGCAGATTGAAGAGGTAAAAGGCAATATCGCTGAGGTCGACAGCACCACAGACGAAATGGACATTGCCCGCCTGCAACAGAAGCTCAAGAAACTGGAGCAGGCCAAGAAGCAGCTGGAGGCTGAAAACAAAAAGTTGGGTAACAACGTGCGCAAATTTGTCGGCGATGGCGACCGGCAATACCTCACCGGCCTGCGCTTGGGCGGTGATCGCATCCTGATTCTGCTGGACTCTTCTGCCAGCATGCTCGGCGACGAGCTGATCAAGGTAATTCGCACGCGCAACATGTCCGATGCGGTAAAGCGGGATACCGAAAAGTGGCGACGTGCCAAACAGACCGTTTCCTGGCTGGTGTCGCAATTCCCGCAGGATAGCCAGTACCAGATTTACACCTTCAATACCGAGTTCCGCGCCGCCCTCGTCGGCTCCGAGGATCGCTGGCTGAACGTGGACGATCGCGATCAGATGGACGATGCCATCAAGGCCCTTGACACCATCGTGCCCGAGAACGGTACCAGTCTCGAGCGAATCTTCAATGCGGTGAACAGCATGTCGCCGCTACCCGACAACATCATCCTGATTACCGATGGGCTGCCCACCCAGGGCATGAAGGCCCCTCGGGGCAATACGATTTCCGGCAAGGACCGCTTGAAGCTGTTCCGCAAGGCGGTAAAAGCCCTGCCCAAAAGTATTCCCGTCAATGTGGTCCTGGCTCCCATGGAAGGCGATCCCTTCGCCGCCAGTGAATACTGGAAACTGGCTATGGAAACCCAGGGTTCATTCCTAGCACCCTCCAAGGACTGGCCATGA
- a CDS encoding MotA/TolQ/ExbB proton channel family protein: MKFKSSDFVFQLFALLGAIILVHAIYVAIIRPNADALIAEQMAREEAGETYIQQRSIYIVMRDYEQEACFVLMLWAMAIMGLKARRGFRERKLLDQALLNVSEGTPILPEDARDLSRPIQALPEEERNFLLPRALLTALQRFGSTRNVAAVSNSVKEVCDTEGDRLDSELAMVRYITWAIPSIGFIGTVRGIGEALAQAHRAVEGDIAGVTVSLGVAFNSTFIALVISIVIMFFTHQLQLMQERLVLDTQNYCDNKLLRFLKVG; this comes from the coding sequence ATGAAATTCAAGTCTTCAGATTTCGTCTTCCAGCTGTTTGCCCTACTCGGGGCGATCATCCTGGTACATGCCATCTATGTGGCCATCATCCGCCCCAACGCCGATGCCTTGATCGCCGAGCAAATGGCACGGGAAGAAGCCGGCGAGACCTACATACAACAGCGATCGATCTACATCGTGATGCGCGACTACGAACAGGAAGCCTGCTTCGTACTCATGCTGTGGGCCATGGCCATCATGGGACTGAAAGCGCGGCGCGGCTTTCGCGAACGCAAACTGCTGGACCAGGCACTACTGAACGTGAGCGAAGGAACACCCATTCTGCCGGAAGACGCCCGCGACCTGTCGCGACCGATACAGGCGTTACCAGAGGAAGAGCGTAATTTCCTGCTACCTCGCGCCCTGCTCACTGCATTGCAACGCTTCGGTTCCACACGCAATGTGGCCGCTGTATCCAATTCGGTCAAAGAGGTCTGTGATACCGAAGGCGATAGGCTGGATTCAGAACTGGCGATGGTGCGCTACATCACCTGGGCGATCCCCTCTATCGGGTTTATCGGCACGGTGCGCGGTATCGGTGAAGCACTAGCGCAGGCCCATCGCGCCGTGGAAGGCGACATAGCCGGGGTGACCGTAAGCCTCGGTGTCGCGTTCAACTCCACCTTTATCGCCCTGGTCATCAGCATCGTCATCATGTTCTTCACTCACCAGCTGCAACTCATGCAGGAACGCCTGGTGCTGGACACCCAGAATTATTGCGACAACAAACTACTGCGCTTCTTGAAAGTGGGCTAA
- a CDS encoding PEGA domain-containing protein — protein sequence MTAKEAVPVRDSEPASEDASVIQPIGFTPAPVTTGGRKLLLTPKAIVVASCLLLGALMLVYLLVARSLIFETQPADADVSVSGLALPLGDGHLVLPGHYNYTISATGYLPRTGEVEVSSDSNSRHAVKLERLPGHLQVVTDPPVPVRVLVNGAEVSSTDGLAASIPAGRKRITILTERYLPFSKEVEIEGLDNTQTLSATLRPAWANVYITSNPAGATVSVEGRVLGTTPLTAELVQGDRLVDISLPDHKTAQIQVPVTAGVDQTLATVDLNAADGTLRVVTNPPGASITVNGEYRGQAPIDLELASNSRHELRFFLDGYSTVERTVDVRAGDQRDMNVELTAVFGKVSITSNPAEAQVFIDGKLAGVAGQTFTLPTRSHRITVRKPGYEDYSTTIVPSSKLKQSVRAVLLTGEQARWSGIPAEITHGAGGKMLLMRPNAQFTMGSSRREQGRRANEVMRKIALTRPFYIGATEVTNREYRRYQRMHNSSHANGVSLDNDNLPVVNISWNDAALFCNWLSARDGLKEVYRSERGRIVGFDASANGYRMPTEAEWAWAARFERGAMRKFPWGNALPVGKNSGNYADSSAGQIVPAVLRTYNDRYPATAPVASFAPNHTGLFDMGGNVSEWIHDLYTIGTGLSLKREENPVGPQEGDYHVVRGSSWKHAGLTELRLSYRDYGAEARNDIGFRVARWVN from the coding sequence ATGACAGCCAAGGAAGCGGTACCCGTTCGCGACAGCGAGCCGGCAAGCGAAGATGCATCCGTCATTCAACCCATCGGATTCACCCCCGCCCCGGTTACCACCGGTGGCAGAAAACTGCTACTTACCCCGAAAGCAATTGTGGTCGCCAGCTGCCTGCTACTGGGCGCCCTGATGCTGGTCTACCTGCTGGTCGCCCGCTCACTCATTTTTGAAACACAGCCTGCCGATGCCGACGTATCGGTCAGTGGTCTCGCCCTCCCCCTGGGCGATGGCCATCTGGTTTTACCCGGTCACTACAACTACACCATCAGTGCCACCGGCTATCTCCCGCGCACTGGTGAGGTCGAAGTGAGCAGCGACAGCAACAGTCGCCACGCAGTGAAGCTGGAACGCTTGCCGGGCCACCTGCAGGTGGTAACCGACCCACCGGTACCCGTGCGCGTCCTGGTGAACGGTGCGGAAGTGAGCAGCACGGACGGTCTGGCCGCGTCCATTCCCGCCGGCCGCAAGCGCATCACCATTCTCACCGAGCGCTACCTGCCCTTCAGCAAGGAAGTTGAGATTGAAGGACTGGACAACACACAAACGCTCTCTGCAACACTGCGCCCGGCCTGGGCCAACGTGTACATTACCAGTAACCCGGCAGGCGCAACCGTCAGTGTGGAAGGCCGGGTTCTGGGCACCACCCCGCTGACCGCCGAGCTGGTGCAGGGAGATCGACTGGTAGATATTTCCCTGCCGGATCACAAGACCGCACAAATCCAGGTACCCGTCACCGCGGGGGTCGACCAGACCCTGGCCACGGTGGACCTCAACGCTGCCGACGGCACATTGCGCGTGGTGACCAATCCGCCGGGTGCCAGTATCACCGTCAATGGCGAGTACCGCGGGCAGGCGCCCATCGATCTGGAACTGGCCTCCAACAGCCGACATGAGTTGCGTTTTTTCCTCGATGGATACAGTACCGTCGAGCGTACCGTCGATGTCCGCGCGGGTGACCAGCGGGATATGAACGTGGAGCTGACCGCCGTATTCGGCAAGGTTTCCATCACCAGTAATCCAGCAGAAGCGCAGGTATTTATCGACGGCAAACTGGCCGGTGTTGCCGGCCAGACCTTCACCCTGCCCACCCGCAGCCACAGAATTACCGTGCGCAAACCCGGGTATGAGGACTACTCCACCACCATCGTGCCATCCAGCAAGCTGAAACAGTCGGTACGGGCCGTACTGCTCACCGGTGAGCAGGCACGCTGGAGTGGCATACCCGCTGAAATCACCCACGGTGCCGGCGGCAAAATGTTACTGATGCGTCCCAATGCACAGTTCACCATGGGGTCGTCCCGCCGTGAACAGGGCCGCCGCGCCAATGAAGTCATGCGCAAGATTGCACTCACCCGGCCGTTCTATATCGGCGCGACCGAAGTGACCAACCGCGAATATCGCCGTTACCAGCGGATGCACAATTCCAGCCATGCCAATGGGGTGAGCCTGGATAACGATAACCTGCCGGTGGTGAATATCAGCTGGAATGATGCCGCCCTGTTTTGCAACTGGCTAAGTGCACGGGACGGGCTCAAAGAGGTGTACCGCAGCGAACGCGGACGCATAGTGGGCTTTGACGCAAGTGCAAATGGGTACCGTATGCCGACCGAAGCGGAGTGGGCCTGGGCCGCGCGCTTCGAACGCGGTGCCATGCGCAAGTTCCCCTGGGGCAATGCGCTGCCGGTGGGCAAGAACTCCGGAAATTACGCCGATAGCAGCGCGGGGCAGATAGTCCCAGCCGTACTTCGCACCTACAACGACCGCTATCCGGCCACCGCCCCCGTAGCCAGCTTCGCACCCAACCACACTGGCCTGTTCGATATGGGCGGCAATGTCTCTGAATGGATTCACGATCTCTACACCATTGGCACCGGTTTGTCCCTCAAACGGGAAGAGAACCCGGTGGGCCCCCAGGAAGGCGACTATCACGTGGTTCGGGGCTCCAGCTGGAAACACGCTGGGCTCACAGAATTACGTTTGTCGTACCGGGACTATGGTGCCGAGGCACGCAACGATATCGGGTTCCGCGTAGCCCGGTGGGTGAACTGA